Proteins from a genomic interval of Brachybacterium vulturis:
- a CDS encoding phosphoglyceromutase: MTYTLVLLRHGESDWNAKNLFTGWVDVHLTEKGRQEATEGGDLLKEAGILPDVVHTSLQRRAIMTANLSLDAADRHWIPVKRDWRLNERHYGALQGMNKAEIREKYGEELFMAWRRSYDTPPPEIEFGTEFSQDQDPQYADLGDQLPKAECLKDVVERFLPYWEEGIKPDLVEGRTVLIAAHGNSLRALVKYLDGISDEEISGLNIPTGQPLVYELDEDFQPVTRGGRYLDPVAAKAAAEAVANQGKK; this comes from the coding sequence ATGACCTACACACTCGTGCTGCTCCGCCACGGCGAGAGCGACTGGAATGCGAAGAACCTGTTCACCGGCTGGGTGGACGTCCACCTCACCGAGAAGGGCCGCCAGGAGGCCACGGAGGGCGGCGACCTCCTCAAGGAGGCCGGGATCCTCCCCGATGTGGTGCACACCTCGCTGCAGCGCCGCGCCATCATGACCGCGAACCTGTCCCTGGACGCGGCGGACCGCCACTGGATCCCCGTCAAGCGGGACTGGCGGCTGAACGAGCGCCACTACGGCGCGCTGCAGGGCATGAACAAGGCCGAGATCCGCGAGAAGTACGGCGAGGAGCTGTTCATGGCCTGGCGCCGCTCCTACGACACCCCGCCGCCCGAGATCGAGTTCGGCACCGAGTTCTCCCAGGACCAGGATCCCCAGTACGCGGACCTCGGCGACCAGCTGCCGAAGGCCGAGTGCCTCAAGGACGTCGTCGAGCGCTTCCTGCCGTACTGGGAGGAGGGCATCAAGCCCGACCTGGTCGAGGGCAGGACCGTGCTGATCGCCGCCCACGGCAACTCGCTGCGCGCACTGGTGAAGTACCTCGACGGCATCTCCGACGAGGAGATCTCCGGGCTGAACATCCCCACCGGCCAGCCGCTGGTGTACGAGCTGGACGAGGACTTCCAGCCCGTGACCAGGGGTGGCCGCTACCTCGACCCGGTCGCCGCGAAGGCCGCCGCCGAGGCGGTCGCGAATCAGGGCAAGAAGTGA
- a CDS encoding acyltransferase domain-containing protein, with amino-acid sequence MSDHDQLEVLGDPPRAVRARDELPPPAVAAMLRAPSAPALLELLGITGQDHVELSALIGPALEDPEILAEITRTANLLREAAGLEVPAADLGALEATHNSLQQRLAPGEGLISILALAVSTSTVRAWHRERGLSTEQSWQVLADLGQQMRVHRRSSGELGLHQLPWMALNWRGRLVHLGRLQFDLHRVEQGTPQERWVIGTHIPASGPLDPAAVEDSFARATEYFTTHYADLGTGRPEPAPPFGHEFVCDSWLMNELLLQELGEESNLGAFVRRWEIVSRTAGADSAAFFVFGSRPPYDPATLPRTTRLERVVGEQLADRGGWEVGHGRLVR; translated from the coding sequence ATGTCCGATCATGACCAGCTCGAAGTCCTCGGTGATCCGCCGCGCGCCGTCCGCGCCCGCGACGAGCTGCCACCCCCCGCGGTGGCGGCCATGCTGCGGGCCCCGTCGGCCCCCGCGCTGCTGGAGCTGCTGGGCATCACCGGACAGGACCATGTCGAGCTCAGCGCCCTGATCGGTCCGGCCCTCGAGGATCCGGAGATCCTCGCCGAGATCACCCGTACGGCGAACCTGCTGCGCGAGGCCGCCGGGCTCGAGGTTCCGGCGGCCGATCTCGGCGCGCTGGAGGCGACGCACAACTCCCTGCAGCAGCGTCTCGCACCCGGCGAGGGCCTGATCTCGATCCTCGCCCTCGCCGTGAGCACCTCCACGGTGCGCGCCTGGCATCGGGAGCGGGGGCTGAGCACCGAGCAGTCCTGGCAGGTGCTCGCCGACCTCGGCCAGCAGATGCGCGTCCACCGCCGCAGCAGCGGGGAGCTGGGACTGCACCAGCTGCCCTGGATGGCGCTGAACTGGCGCGGCCGGCTCGTGCATCTGGGCCGACTGCAGTTCGATCTGCACCGGGTCGAGCAGGGGACGCCGCAGGAGCGCTGGGTGATCGGCACCCACATCCCGGCCTCCGGCCCTCTGGATCCCGCCGCGGTGGAGGACTCCTTCGCCCGCGCCACCGAGTACTTCACGACCCACTACGCAGATCTCGGCACGGGGCGTCCTGAACCAGCGCCGCCCTTCGGCCACGAGTTCGTCTGCGACTCCTGGTTGATGAACGAACTGCTGCTGCAGGAGCTCGGGGAGGAATCGAATCTCGGCGCCTTCGTGCGCCGCTGGGAGATCGTCTCCCGCACCGCGGGGGCCGATTCCGCCGCGTTCTTCGTGTTCGGCTCACGCCCGCCCTACGACCCCGCGACCCTGCCGCGCACCACCCGTCTGGAGCGGGTGGTCGGTGAGCAGCTGGCTGACCGCGGAGGCTGGGAGGTGGGCCACGGACGCCTGGTGCGCTGA
- a CDS encoding TetR/AcrR family transcriptional regulator, with amino-acid sequence MNEEMTTPDQALGLRALKKRQSRIAMHRAALELVHENGLSGVTVEAIAQRAGVSTRTFFNHWTTKESAIIGVLLESGEGVAEKLRGRIEEVGPRAALRSVMREALAAAPAEPELRELKQRVMASEPKLHTLSSGNLLSVQTEMVEALADALEGEHAREQANLSVQIGFAVTRSAFAVSMTRGIDLGTAFDEVLERYDEGASVF; translated from the coding sequence GTGAACGAGGAGATGACCACGCCCGATCAGGCCTTGGGGCTGCGGGCGCTGAAGAAGCGCCAGTCCCGCATCGCCATGCATCGCGCCGCCCTCGAGCTCGTCCACGAGAACGGGCTCAGCGGCGTCACGGTCGAGGCCATCGCCCAGCGTGCCGGGGTCTCCACCCGCACCTTCTTCAACCACTGGACCACCAAGGAGTCCGCGATCATCGGCGTGCTCCTGGAGAGCGGCGAAGGGGTCGCCGAGAAGCTGCGGGGGCGGATCGAGGAGGTCGGCCCGCGCGCGGCGCTGCGCTCCGTGATGCGTGAAGCGCTCGCCGCCGCACCGGCGGAACCGGAGCTGCGGGAGCTGAAGCAGCGGGTGATGGCGTCCGAACCGAAGCTGCACACGCTCTCTTCGGGCAATCTGCTGTCGGTGCAGACCGAGATGGTCGAGGCGCTGGCCGATGCTCTCGAGGGCGAGCACGCCCGGGAGCAGGCGAACCTCTCGGTGCAGATCGGTTTCGCGGTCACCCGCAGCGCCTTCGCCGTCTCGATGACCCGCGGCATCGATCTGGGCACCGCCTTCGACGAGGTGCTCGAGCGCTACGACGAGGGCGCCTCGGTCTTCTGA
- a CDS encoding GNAT family N-acetyltransferase has translation MLLTDHFPPTMPAALEGRLTTRVPIEADVPAVVALVTADIRRHTPDGAADEAGMRSRMVGLKSWARREVVVVPTAADGSPSLDQPPVAWIAVEDRATGRTNVQFVLDQDCPERDALAAALLDWAVEVGGSFARARGVETTQLDADANELDTDRARLLEAAGYERVRTWLHMRRPVDPGELAELPAPREGTRVRQVHRHESGLPVAQDVRTVHRMLEESFADHFNSYRESFAEFVQRLIENPDEAGWDHWWIAEIDRDGTWLPAGGLVAAVVPATAARGEGTYLEYLGVHRSARGHGIAKALLNASLQDAAERGRTHVELEVDDDSPTGADGLYAAMGWATYERTRSWHSSAPTHPSRLLEPPTA, from the coding sequence ATGCTGCTGACCGATCACTTCCCGCCCACGATGCCCGCGGCCCTGGAGGGTCGACTGACCACCCGGGTGCCGATCGAGGCGGACGTCCCGGCGGTCGTCGCGCTGGTCACCGCGGACATCCGCCGTCACACGCCGGACGGAGCCGCCGATGAGGCCGGCATGCGCTCACGGATGGTGGGGCTGAAGTCCTGGGCCCGCCGGGAAGTGGTGGTGGTGCCGACGGCCGCCGACGGCTCCCCCTCCCTCGACCAGCCCCCGGTCGCCTGGATCGCCGTCGAGGATCGGGCCACCGGTCGCACCAACGTCCAGTTCGTGCTCGACCAGGACTGCCCCGAGCGCGATGCTCTGGCCGCCGCCCTGCTGGACTGGGCGGTCGAGGTGGGCGGCTCCTTCGCCCGGGCACGCGGGGTCGAGACCACCCAGCTGGACGCCGACGCGAACGAGCTGGACACCGATCGGGCGCGGCTGCTGGAGGCGGCGGGCTACGAGAGGGTCCGCACCTGGCTGCACATGCGGCGGCCCGTCGATCCTGGAGAGCTCGCGGAGCTGCCCGCACCCCGCGAGGGCACCCGCGTGCGGCAGGTCCACCGCCACGAGTCCGGCCTGCCGGTCGCCCAGGACGTGCGCACCGTGCACCGGATGCTCGAGGAGTCCTTCGCCGACCACTTCAACTCCTACCGCGAGTCCTTCGCCGAGTTCGTCCAGCGGCTCATCGAGAACCCGGACGAGGCGGGCTGGGACCACTGGTGGATCGCCGAGATCGATCGCGACGGGACCTGGCTCCCCGCCGGCGGGCTGGTCGCTGCCGTCGTCCCCGCGACGGCCGCCCGTGGCGAGGGCACCTACCTGGAGTACCTCGGGGTGCACCGCTCCGCCCGCGGCCACGGCATCGCGAAGGCGCTGCTGAACGCCTCGCTCCAGGACGCCGCCGAACGGGGCCGCACGCACGTCGAGCTCGAGGTCGACGACGACTCCCCCACCGGCGCCGACGGCCTCTACGCCGCGATGGGCTGGGCGACCTACGAGCGCACCCGATCCTGGCACTCCTCGGCCCCCACGCACCCCTCCCGCCTGCTCGAGCCGCCGACGGCCTGA
- a CDS encoding MFS transporter produces MSQPRTGTITTQVPSRLDRLPWSRFHWRVVLGLGGVWILDGLEVTMVGNVAARLTEDGSGLEISAAQIGVAGAIYIVGACLGALFFGQLTDRLGRKKLFLWTLVLYLVATVATAFSFSPWFFFLCRFLTGAGIGGEYAAINSAIDELIPAKVRGRVDLVINGSYWLGSAAGSALALVLLSTALFPIDLGWRLAFGFGAVLGILVLLVRRHVPESPRWLFIHGQEEEAERIVRGIEESIEDEKGVELPPAEDSLTVRQRTAIPFREIAEVAFRTYPRRSLLCLALFVGQAFLYNGITFNLGVLLSTFYGIGEALVPLFIIFWALSNFAGPVILGHFFDSVGRKPMITLAYLGSALVTLPLAWVFLSETGGLTAFMILLVVTFFLASSGASAAYLTASEIFPMETRALAIAFFYAVGTAVGGIAGPLLFGTLIGTGERMPVAVGFLIAAAVMSLGGLAELFLGVRAEGQKLEDLATPLTAEEAEGTDGDGDSADGSSGRNGGGPGPAQELT; encoded by the coding sequence ATGTCCCAGCCTCGGACGGGCACCATCACGACCCAGGTGCCCTCCCGCCTCGACCGGCTGCCCTGGTCACGTTTTCACTGGCGGGTGGTGCTCGGCCTGGGCGGCGTCTGGATCCTCGACGGCCTCGAGGTGACGATGGTCGGCAACGTCGCCGCGCGGCTCACCGAGGACGGCAGCGGGCTGGAGATCAGCGCCGCCCAGATCGGCGTCGCCGGGGCCATCTACATCGTCGGCGCCTGCCTCGGTGCGCTGTTCTTCGGTCAGCTCACCGACCGGCTCGGCCGCAAGAAGCTCTTCCTGTGGACGCTCGTGCTCTACCTGGTGGCGACCGTCGCGACGGCGTTCTCGTTCTCTCCCTGGTTCTTCTTCCTCTGCCGCTTCCTCACCGGCGCCGGGATCGGCGGTGAGTACGCGGCCATCAACTCCGCGATCGACGAGCTGATCCCCGCGAAGGTGCGGGGCCGGGTCGACCTCGTCATCAACGGCTCCTACTGGCTGGGCTCCGCCGCGGGCTCCGCGCTGGCGCTGGTGCTGCTCAGCACGGCCCTGTTCCCCATCGATCTGGGCTGGCGTCTGGCCTTCGGCTTCGGCGCGGTGCTCGGCATCCTCGTGCTCCTCGTCCGGCGCCATGTGCCGGAGAGCCCCCGCTGGCTGTTCATCCACGGCCAGGAGGAGGAGGCCGAGCGGATCGTGCGCGGGATCGAGGAGTCCATCGAGGACGAGAAGGGCGTCGAGCTGCCTCCGGCGGAGGACTCGCTCACCGTCCGCCAGCGCACGGCCATCCCGTTCCGTGAGATCGCCGAGGTCGCGTTCCGGACCTACCCCAGGCGCTCGCTGCTGTGCCTGGCGCTGTTCGTCGGGCAGGCGTTCCTCTACAACGGCATCACCTTCAACCTGGGTGTCCTCCTCTCCACCTTCTACGGCATCGGGGAGGCTCTCGTCCCGCTGTTCATCATCTTCTGGGCGCTGTCGAACTTCGCCGGTCCGGTGATCCTGGGCCACTTCTTCGACTCCGTCGGGCGCAAGCCGATGATCACGCTGGCCTACCTCGGCAGCGCACTGGTGACGTTGCCGCTGGCATGGGTCTTCCTCAGTGAGACCGGTGGACTCACAGCATTCATGATCCTGCTGGTGGTGACCTTCTTCCTGGCCTCCTCCGGGGCCAGCGCCGCGTATCTCACGGCGAGCGAGATCTTCCCGATGGAGACCCGGGCGCTCGCGATCGCCTTCTTCTACGCGGTCGGCACGGCAGTCGGCGGCATCGCCGGTCCGCTGCTGTTCGGCACCCTCATCGGGACCGGGGAGAGGATGCCCGTGGCAGTGGGCTTCCTCATCGCGGCGGCCGTGATGTCCCTGGGCGGCCTGGCCGAGCTGTTCCTCGGGGTCAGGGCGGAGGGCCAGAAGCTCGAGGACCTCGCCACCCCGCTGACCGCTGAGGAGGCCGAGGGCACCGACGGTGACGGCGACAGCGCCGACGGGTCCTCCGGTCGCAATGGTGGCGGCCCGGGTCCGGCGCAGGAGCTCACCTGA
- a CDS encoding MFS transporter: protein MTLRSSPGSRSLGWFAATSFSEALGDQMARSLAPIIVVSMFGAGTATIGLLHSLGLGMFLLLSIPLGHLGDRLSRPITMKTTSTVLRMVVLALALLAWALDRLEGSAGIMILLGLMAVIGIADVAFTTGRGIAVPRLVPLDQIRSAMGTVHTTAQIGTVLAPLALTALLAVAVPPLAWVAVILAYLMSVLSQGRYRGIDIPAGDSSGQRRGRRVPLKDGISHLLSEPTLRRVTASSALYNAAVMAANTLLPVIALTELGLSPAAFAAIGGAGAVAGVIGAASASRITARHGLRRVRIGAALAAGSGVLLVLLLTVRDGLLPGPAVLWLGAFSAVSGVCTSVSAVAGADLIARFTPGEKLGAVAGAQRTATMGIMPVSALLIGLLGTLLGTTLATSVWLGLTLAAAVPCFRLPTR from the coding sequence ATGACCTTACGAAGCTCACCCGGGTCCCGTTCTCTCGGCTGGTTCGCCGCCACCAGCTTCAGCGAGGCGCTCGGGGACCAGATGGCGCGATCACTCGCTCCGATCATCGTCGTGAGCATGTTCGGGGCAGGGACTGCGACCATCGGTCTCCTGCACTCTCTCGGGCTCGGGATGTTCCTGCTGCTCAGCATCCCGCTGGGCCACCTCGGGGACCGTCTCTCCCGGCCCATCACGATGAAGACCACGAGCACCGTGCTGCGGATGGTGGTCCTCGCCCTCGCTCTGCTCGCCTGGGCCCTCGATCGGCTCGAGGGCTCTGCCGGGATCATGATCCTGCTCGGGCTGATGGCCGTGATCGGCATCGCCGACGTCGCCTTCACCACCGGGCGCGGGATCGCGGTCCCCCGCCTGGTGCCTCTCGATCAGATCCGATCCGCCATGGGCACAGTGCACACCACGGCACAGATCGGGACGGTCCTGGCCCCGCTGGCGCTCACTGCGCTGCTCGCCGTCGCCGTCCCGCCTCTGGCGTGGGTCGCCGTGATCCTCGCCTACCTGATGTCGGTCCTCTCGCAAGGGAGGTACCGAGGGATCGATATCCCGGCCGGCGACTCCTCGGGGCAGCGCAGAGGGCGACGAGTCCCCCTCAAGGACGGCATCTCCCATCTCCTCTCCGAGCCCACCCTGCGCCGGGTCACTGCCTCGAGCGCCTTGTACAACGCCGCGGTGATGGCCGCCAACACGCTGCTGCCCGTCATCGCCCTGACCGAGCTGGGCCTCTCCCCCGCCGCATTCGCCGCGATCGGCGGGGCGGGAGCGGTCGCCGGAGTCATCGGTGCCGCCTCCGCGTCGCGGATCACGGCGCGCCACGGACTGCGCCGGGTGCGCATCGGCGCCGCGCTCGCTGCGGGCTCCGGGGTGCTGCTGGTCCTGCTCCTCACCGTCCGTGACGGGCTCCTCCCGGGACCGGCGGTGCTCTGGCTCGGAGCCTTCTCCGCGGTCTCCGGGGTCTGCACCTCGGTCTCCGCCGTCGCCGGCGCAGACCTCATCGCGCGCTTCACCCCTGGTGAGAAGCTCGGCGCGGTCGCCGGCGCCCAGCGCACGGCGACGATGGGCATCATGCCCGTGAGCGCGCTGCTGATCGGGCTCCTCGGAACGCTGCTGGGCACCACGCTCGCGACCTCGGTGTGGCTCGGGCTGACCCTCGCCGCGGCGGTGCCGTGCTTCCGGCTGCCTACGAGGTGA
- the guaA gene encoding glutamine-hydrolyzing GMP synthase, whose product MNDTDQRPVLVVDFGAQYAQLIARRVREAQVYSEVVPHSLTTEQILAKQPRAIILSGGPSSVYAQGAPRLDPALLEAGVPVLGLCYGFQSMAAALDGTVAPTGVREYGATRLESIDGSSQLLAAQDTEQNVWMSHGDSVTAAPAGFEVVATSSGSPVAAFENTEKRLYGVQWHPEVGHSDRGQEVLENFLVRGAGIEPTWTTGGVIEEQLERIRAQVGEGSAICGLSGGVDSAVAAALVQRAIGDRLTCVYVNHGLMRQDESEQIEQAFGASTGGAKLVMVDAEQQFLDALAGVTDPETKRKIIGREFIRTFEQAQADILREQGVVEGDHAEATAFLVQGTLYPDVVESGGGEGAANIKSHHNVGGLPEDLSFELVEPLRALFKDEVRAVGSQLGLPEEIVWRQPFPGPGLGIRIIGEVTKERLDILRAADAIARAELTAAGLDRTIWQCPVVLLADVRSVGVQGDGRTYGHPVVLRPVTSDDAMTADWAKVPFDVLSRISTRITNEVSEINRVTLDITSKPPGTIEWE is encoded by the coding sequence CCAAGCAGCCCAGAGCGATCATCCTCTCCGGCGGACCCAGCTCCGTCTACGCCCAGGGCGCCCCGCGCCTGGACCCGGCGCTGCTGGAGGCCGGAGTGCCCGTGCTCGGGCTCTGCTACGGCTTCCAGTCGATGGCCGCGGCGCTGGACGGCACCGTCGCCCCGACCGGGGTGCGCGAGTACGGCGCGACCCGTCTGGAGAGCATCGACGGCAGCTCGCAGCTGCTCGCCGCGCAGGACACGGAGCAGAACGTGTGGATGAGCCACGGCGACTCCGTGACCGCCGCCCCCGCCGGGTTCGAGGTGGTCGCCACCTCGTCCGGCAGTCCCGTCGCGGCCTTCGAGAACACCGAGAAGCGCCTCTACGGCGTGCAGTGGCACCCCGAGGTCGGCCATTCCGACCGCGGTCAGGAGGTGCTGGAGAACTTCCTCGTGCGCGGCGCCGGCATCGAGCCGACCTGGACCACCGGAGGCGTCATCGAGGAGCAGCTCGAGCGGATCCGCGCCCAGGTGGGCGAGGGCTCCGCGATCTGCGGCCTCTCCGGCGGCGTGGACTCCGCCGTCGCCGCCGCTCTGGTGCAGCGCGCCATCGGTGACCGTCTCACCTGCGTGTACGTGAACCACGGCCTCATGCGCCAGGACGAGTCCGAGCAGATCGAACAGGCCTTCGGCGCGTCCACCGGCGGCGCGAAGCTGGTCATGGTCGACGCCGAGCAGCAGTTCCTCGACGCGCTCGCCGGGGTCACCGATCCCGAGACCAAGCGCAAGATCATCGGTCGCGAGTTCATCCGCACCTTCGAGCAGGCCCAGGCGGACATCCTGCGGGAGCAGGGCGTGGTCGAGGGGGACCACGCCGAGGCGACGGCCTTCCTCGTCCAGGGCACCCTGTACCCGGACGTCGTCGAGTCCGGCGGCGGCGAGGGCGCCGCGAACATCAAGAGCCACCACAACGTGGGCGGCCTGCCCGAGGACCTCTCCTTCGAGCTGGTCGAGCCGCTGCGCGCCCTGTTCAAGGACGAGGTGCGCGCTGTCGGCTCCCAGCTGGGACTGCCCGAGGAGATCGTCTGGCGCCAGCCCTTCCCCGGGCCCGGTCTGGGCATCCGCATCATCGGCGAGGTCACCAAGGAGCGCCTGGACATCCTGCGCGCGGCCGATGCGATCGCCCGCGCCGAGCTCACCGCCGCGGGACTGGACCGCACCATCTGGCAGTGCCCCGTGGTGCTGCTGGCCGACGTGCGCTCCGTGGGCGTGCAGGGCGACGGCCGCACCTACGGCCACCCCGTGGTGCTGCGCCCCGTCACCAGCGACGACGCGATGACCGCCGACTGGGCCAAGGTCCCCTTCGATGTGCTCTCGCGGATCTCCACCCGCATCACCAACGAGGTCAGCGAGATCAACCGCGTCACCCTCGACATCACCAGCAAGCCCCCGGGCACCATCGAGTGGGAGTGA